From one Brachypodium distachyon strain Bd21 chromosome 4, Brachypodium_distachyon_v3.0, whole genome shotgun sequence genomic stretch:
- the LOC100821039 gene encoding LOW QUALITY PROTEIN: F-box protein At3g07870-like (The sequence of the model RefSeq protein was modified relative to this genomic sequence to represent the inferred CDS: inserted 1 base in 1 codon; substituted 1 base at 1 genomic stop codon), whose protein sequence is MVSEETKPKKQRNEECIINCLPEDLIEQVFFRLPVSSLLRCIGVCKQWRKIIRDPQYVSSHLQNAPCCALLFFPQESVSGRPYPADTILIDEAGSQSTYAVPVIGPEDFLCGSCNGLLCLYTKTSTIKIANFATGECLHLEKPMKKLRGDHFLFYGFGFHPLTKEYKIIHFLGDCDEGRHRPHNNKRFSAIQVYTLGDEKWRDIRTPGALSLNCVKNSGTINVDGTMYWLAEDMVASWQHAVMSFDLNEELFALIQLPAATPEDCPGRGPRLYWXGKICVATAXTCPSLPRRLVGKLQIWTLDNKVEQRWTQKYNIQCSPDYIPGQNLVLGDKIMVQHCDGYLYSYELLGENVNTKLCKMEKLLDFSPHKPDNMLFYMCVKSLVCLDVYKKAGVVRKPKQREGWELKKWESWKHDLSELENKWTKIHRRELDAAESARCNGIGIFGLLRHIPDDVSQQIGMKIDQIFPNFPDQLPRPFCRLNWVTQMRDMENLLARMKNFNTIMEPTTQATQSILRAIQDQLGASSSNGGISSQNCNDGEDSKA, encoded by the exons ATGGTTTCCGAGGAAACCAAACCAAAGAAGCAAAGAAATGAGGAATGCATCATAAATTGTCTCCCAGAAGACCTGATCGAGCAGGTATTTTTTAGGCTTCCAGTGAGCTCTTTGTTGAGGTGCATTGGTGTTTGCAAGCAATGGCGCAAAATCATCCGAGATCCCCAATATGTCAGCTCACACCTCCAGAATGCACCCTGTTGTGCCTTACTATTCTTTCCGCAAGAGTCGGTTTCAGGAAGGCCCTACCCTGCAGATACTATCTTGATTGATGAAGCTGGGTCACAATCGACATACGCAGTGCCAGTGATTGGCCCTGAAGATTTCCTGTGTGGTTCATGCAATGGGCTTCTTTGCTTATACACAAAGACATCAACAATCAAGATAGCTAACTTTGCAACTGGTGAATGCCTGCATCTTGAGAAACCTATGAAGAAATTGAGGGGTGATCACTTCTTGTTCTACGGCTTCGGATTTCACCCTTTAACAAAAGAATACAAGATTATACACTTCCTTGGTGATTGTGACGAGGGTCGCCATCGCCCACATAATAACAAAAGATTCAGCGCCATTCAAGTTTACACACTTGGTGACGAAAAATGGAGAGATATCAGAACTCCAGGAGCTCTAAGCTTGAACTGTGTGAAAAACTCTGGAACAATCAATGTTGATGGAACAATGTATTGGCTTGCTGAAGACATGGTAGCTAGCTGGCAGCATGCAGTTATGTCCTTTGATCTCAATGAAGAACTTTTTGCACTGATACAACTGCCAGCAGCTACACCTGAAGATTGTCCAGGTCGTGGTCCTCGTCTGTACT ATGGAAAGATATGTGTAGCAACTGCTTAAACCTGTCCTTCCTTGCCCAGAAGGCTTGTTGGTAAGCTCCAAATCTGGACTCTCGACAACAAAGTGGAGCAAAGGTGGACCCAGAAGTACAATATTCAGTGCTCACCAGATTACATTCCCGGTCAAAATTTGGTTCTTGGGGATAAGATCATGGTGCAACACTGTGATGGATACCTATATTCCTATGAGTTGCTTGGGGAGAATGTCAATACTAAACTGTGTAAGATGGAAAAGCTGTTAGATTTCAGCCCCCACAAGCCTGACAACATGCTATTCTACATGTGCGTGAAGTCACTTGTATGTTTAGATGTATACAAGAAGGCTGGTGTTGTGCGTAAACCAAAACAACGGGAAGGCTGGGAATTGAAGAAGTGGGAGTCATGGAAGCACGATCTGTCTGAGTTGGAAAATAAGTGGACCAAAATTCATCGACGAGAGCTGGATGCAGCG GAATCTGCACGATGCAATGGGATAGGAATCTTTGGTCTACTACGACATATACCGGATGACGTGTCTCAACAAATAGGCATGAAAATCGATCAAAtatttccaaactttccagatcAG CTACCAAGGCCCTTCTGCCGTCTTAATTGGGTGACACAGATGCGGGATATGGAAAATTTACTTGCTCGTATGAAGAACTTTAATACTATTATGGAG CCTACGACTCAAGCAACACAAAGTATCCTTAGAGCTATACAGGATCAG CTGGGCGCTTCGAGTTCAAATGGTGGCATTTCTTCTCAGAACTGCAATGATGGTGAGGATTCAAAGGCTTGA